Below is a window of Pseudomonadota bacterium DNA.
ACTATGGAAAACCGGCCAATTGTCAAACCAGGAAATCGGTAATCTGATTGGGCTTTCCTATTCTATGGTTAGTCGCAGTGTAAAAGCAACGAATGACAAGATATTGTCTGATCAGGGCTATAGGCGACAGTATCAAGCCGTAAGTTCAGAATTCAATGTTTGACCCCAAGTATTTCGGCTTCGTCCAACCCGATTGTATACGGAATGAAGCTGCATAAAGCTTGCTAAATTTGCAAAATTTTATTAGCTTCACTCAGTATACAATAT
It encodes the following:
- a CDS encoding Lrp/AsnC family transcriptional regulator, which codes for LWKTGQLSNQEIGNLIGLSYSMVSRSVKATNDKILSDQGYRRQYQAVSSEFNV